In Acidobacteriota bacterium, the genomic stretch TACTCGTTCTCCACGTCGATGTTCCTCAACGGCTTCATCCAGTACAACAGCATCGCGCGCACCTGGACGACCAACATCCGCTACCGTTACACGTACCGGCCGCTCAGCGACGTCTTCATCGTGTGGAACGAGACGCGCGGTCCGGACGGCAGCCCCCAACGGGCGCTGATCGTCAAGTACACGCTGACGCTGGCGTTCTGACCTCGCCGCCGCCCGCCCGCGCCGCTCGCGCGCAAGTGTGATCCACCGACCAAACTGTAAGCGGCCGCGGACCTCAACCATTCTCAACACCCGCTGATTCGCGCGCAAAATACCACGCCTCGTGCCCGCGGCGACCGAACGCGCACGGGTACTTCGCTTGCCCTTCGGAAGGGCGACGCGCCGCTCTGCTTCTCGAGCGCGTCACTCAACTCATTTTTCGCTCTGGAGAACCCATGAATCCCAGAACCGCCGCGGGCGTGCGCAGCCGCGCGTTTGTCCTTCTTCTCTGTCTTGTTCTGCCGCTGAAAGCCCGGGCGGCGCAGTTGTACGTTCCCGCGGGCGCCTCGATCCAGGCGGCTGCCGACATCGCCCTGCCGGGCGATGAAATCGTCCTCGAAGCGGGTGCGACCTACTCCGAGTCGATCACGCTGAGAGACAAGGGAGACGGCGCGCCAATCACCATCCGATCCAGCGCGCCGCTGCCAGACCGCCGCATTGCTCCGGGCGACCGCGCGCTGCTGCCCAGCGTGGGCTCGACCTCGAGCCTCCCGGCAGTGTCAATCACAGGGCGGAACTGGCGGCTCGTCGGCATCGCCTTCCGCGCGAACACCAACGGCGACGGCGACGTGATCAGCGTCACCGGCTCGGCCGCGAACACCGTGCTCGACCGGCTGCTCATCGAAGGCGGCGCGTCGGGACAGAAACGCGGCGTCGCGATGAACGCGGGCGCGATCACCGTCATGCGGTGCTACATCGCCAACATCTGGCGGAGCGGGCAGGACTCGCAGGCGCTTGCGGCCTGGAACGGGCCCGGCCCTTTCACCATCACGGACAACTTCCTCGAGGCCGCGAGCGAGAACGTCCTGTTTGGCGGTGCGGACTCGTCCAGCCCGGACCGGATGCCGGCCGACATCCTCGTCGAGGGGAACCACCTCACAAAGAACCTGGCCTGGAAGGGCACGACGGGGAAGGGAGTCAAGAACCTGTTCGAGCTGAAGGCCGCGCGGCGGGTCACGGTTCGCAACAACCGCATGGAGCACAACTGGGTCGACGGGCAGTCCGGATGGGCCATCGTCGTCACGCCCCGCAACCAGGATGGGCGCGCCTCCTGGAGCGCCGTCGAGGATGTGCTCTTCGAACGTAACGTCGTGAGCGACACGCCGCACGGGATCAATATCAGCGGCTATGACAACGAGCGGTACTCGTCTCAGGCGCGGCGGCTGACGTTCCGCAACAATCTGTTCACCCGGCTTGCGGGCACCTTCCTCCAGGCAGGCGCGGAAGTCGGCGAGCTGGCGCTCGACCACAACACGGTGGCGAATGGCGGGACGCTGATGAAGTTCTACCGCGGGACGATCCGGAACGCCGACGGCACGTCACGGTCCGGCGCGTACGCGATCGGAAACCTCGTGCTGCTCAATTCGCTCATGCAACACGGCGCGTACGGGATCTGGGGAGAGTCGTCCGGAATCGGAACCCCGGCGCTCACGTACCACACCCTGACGTACGACGTGCGACGCAACGTGATCGCCGGCGAGCAGGGTTGGGAGTACAGCTATCCGCCCGACACGGCGCAGCCCGCGCTGGCCGTCCACCAGGCCCAGTTCAACCCGGACTACACCCTCGTCGACGGCAGCTCGTATCGCGGCGCCGCGCTCGACGGTCTTGACCTGGGACGCGTGTTCGCCACGAGCGTGCTGCCATCGCCGCCGCCCCCGCCGCCCGCGAACGTGCCTCCGGTCGCGTCGTTCACCGTCAGCTGCGCCGACCTGACCTGCGCCTTCAAGGATGCCAGCACCGACGCGGATGGCGGAATGACGGGCCTGGCATGGAGCTTCGGCGACGGGAGCACGTCGAGCGCGCAGAACCCGCAACACGTTTACGCGCAGGGCGGGACGTACTCCGTCACCCTGACGGTGACCGATACAGCCGGCGCAACGGCATCGACGAGCCAGGTCGTCACCGTCACGCCGCCCAACACGCCGCCGGCCGCCTCGTTTACCGCCAGCTGCAGGTTCCAGGCGTGCACGTTCAGCGACACGAGTACAGATGATGCCGGCGTAACCGGATGGCAGTGGACGTTCGGCGACGGTGCAACAGCCGCGACGAAGGACGCGAGCCATACGTACGCCCAGGCAGGTGAGTACCTGATCACGCTCGTGGTGCAGGATGTGGGAGGTCTCACCAGCACATCCAGCATGGTCTTGCGCGTGAAGGCACGGAAGGCCGGGTCTGCCACGCGGCAGACGAAGCCGTAGCGCTCGTCCACGACACGGCGGAGGGACGGTCGTCGATGCGCCAGCTCGATGCCCTCCGCCGTGTTAACGGACGCACCAGCATTTCGCCCGGCCACTCGATGGCTCCGTTCTTGCTACGTCCGGCGACATCGGGTTCACGATGGACGCCTACTCTCCCATTGGCGACTACGCCATCATCGGAGACTGCCGCTCTGCGGCGCTGATTTCAAGAAGCGGTTCGATAGACTGGCTGTGCTGGCCGCGGTTCGACAGCGCGTCGGTGTTCGCCGCGCTGCTCGATCGCCGGCGCGGCGGCCGCTTCCAGGTGGCGCCCGTCGACGCCGCGTCCGTTTCGCGCCGCTACCTCGATCGGACCAACGTGCTCGAAACGACGTTCAGGACGGCGGGCGGCCGCGTTCGTCTGACCGACCTGATGCCGGTCGCCGGCGAGCACGTCAAGTCGCGCGAGCTGT encodes the following:
- a CDS encoding PKD domain-containing protein yields the protein MNPRTAAGVRSRAFVLLLCLVLPLKARAAQLYVPAGASIQAAADIALPGDEIVLEAGATYSESITLRDKGDGAPITIRSSAPLPDRRIAPGDRALLPSVGSTSSLPAVSITGRNWRLVGIAFRANTNGDGDVISVTGSAANTVLDRLLIEGGASGQKRGVAMNAGAITVMRCYIANIWRSGQDSQALAAWNGPGPFTITDNFLEAASENVLFGGADSSSPDRMPADILVEGNHLTKNLAWKGTTGKGVKNLFELKAARRVTVRNNRMEHNWVDGQSGWAIVVTPRNQDGRASWSAVEDVLFERNVVSDTPHGINISGYDNERYSSQARRLTFRNNLFTRLAGTFLQAGAEVGELALDHNTVANGGTLMKFYRGTIRNADGTSRSGAYAIGNLVLLNSLMQHGAYGIWGESSGIGTPALTYHTLTYDVRRNVIAGEQGWEYSYPPDTAQPALAVHQAQFNPDYTLVDGSSYRGAALDGLDLGRVFATSVLPSPPPPPPANVPPVASFTVSCADLTCAFKDASTDADGGMTGLAWSFGDGSTSSAQNPQHVYAQGGTYSVTLTVTDTAGATASTSQVVTVTPPNTPPAASFTASCRFQACTFSDTSTDDAGVTGWQWTFGDGATAATKDASHTYAQAGEYLITLVVQDVGGLTSTSSMVLRVKARKAGSATRQTKP